The following are from one region of the Corylus avellana chromosome ca1, CavTom2PMs-1.0 genome:
- the LOC132171824 gene encoding putative disease resistance protein RGA4, with the protein MAESLLSFVAERIIQTLGSLAVKQIGPLWGVKDELKSLTDTVSTIKDVLLDAEDKQAAGDRAVKHWLGRLEDVIYDADDLLDAVSTEALRREIMTRDKKAKKVRIFFSESNQLAFRFRMAREIKAIRKKLDAINADRLNFHFKVRHVETRVVNKERDNTHSLVRAETVIGREGDKKAVIDILLDSTVEDSVSILPIVGIGGLGKTTLAQFVFNDHQIQQHFELKMWGSHE; encoded by the exons ATGGCGGAATCACTTCTCTCCTTTGTTGCCGAGCGAATCATTCAGACTTTGGGCTCACTGGCTGTCAAACAGATCGGGCCGCTCTGGGGTGTCAAAGATGAGCTTAAAAGCCTCACCGACACCGTTTCAACAATCAAAGATGTGCTTCTTGATGCGGAGGACAAACAAGCTGCAGGAGACCGTGCTGTTAAACATTGGCTCGGAAGACTAGAAGATGTCATTTATGATGCGGATGACTTGTTGGATGCTGTTTCAACTGAAGCTCTACGAAGAGAAATAATGACCCGTGATAAGAAGGCCAAAAAGGTACGCATTTTCTTTTCCGAATCAAACCAGCTAGCCTTTCGTTTTAGAATGGCCCGTGAGATTAAAGCCATCAGAAAGAAGTTAGACGCCATCAACGCCGATAGGCTGAATTTCCACTTCAAGGTACGCCATGTGGAGACACGAGTCGTGAACAAGGAGAGGGATAACACTCATTCTTTGGTACGTGCGGAAACAGTTATTGGTCGAGAGGGTGATAAGAAGGCTGTTATCGACATTCTGCTGGACTCCACCGTTGAAGACAGTGTTTCAATCCTTCCTATTGTTGGCATCGGTGGATTGGGAAAGACTACACTCGCTCAATTCGTATTCAATGATCACCAAATCCAACAAcattttgagctcaaaatgTGG GGATCTCATGAATGA